One Silene latifolia isolate original U9 population chromosome 4, ASM4854445v1, whole genome shotgun sequence DNA segment encodes these proteins:
- the LOC141651613 gene encoding uncharacterized protein LOC141651613, with translation MDVKPYHSESWRSILKVRDELLERTGSAANARAFLQSCIKHGKLQLSMVYDQFRQQGTKLRWVNAVWNRAVLPKHSFIVTLAQQRKLATIDQLNYRGLYLVNRCILCKAAVETHQHLFFQCSFAKEAWQSLLQWMNISGRTLNLRKELNWIAGKHVRRHWKARWFTSCLTALAYSLWEERNIRIFQGIEHDIPYIIRRVQHLVSVRLIHVTHSSHKNEIVELLNV, from the coding sequence ATGGATGTCAAACCTTATCACTCTGAGAGCTGGAGAAGTATTCTGAAGGTGCGGGATGAGCTATTGGAGAGAACTGGGAGTGCTGCAAATGCTAGAGCTTTCCTGCAGAGCTGTATCAAGCATGGTAAGCTTCAGTTATCAATGGTTTATGATCAGTTCAGGCAACAAGGAACCAAGCTTAGATGGGTAAATGCTGTTTGGAATAGGGCAGTTCTCCCAAAACACAGCTTTATTGTGACTTTAGCACAGCAGCGTAAATTGGCTACTATTGATCAACTTAACTACAGGGGACTGTATTTGGTTAATAGGTGCATCTTGTGTAAAGCTGCTGTAGAAACGCATCAACATCTCTTCTTTCAGTGTTCATTTGCTAAAGAAGCATGGCAAAGTCTTCTACAATGGATGAACATCTCTGGCCGTACTTTGAATTTGAGGAAGGAATTAAACTGGATAGCTGGTAAGCATGTGAGGAGACATTGGAAAGCTAGGTGGTTCACGAGCTGTTTGACTGCACTGGCATATAGTTTATGGGAAGAGCGAAATATCAGAATTTTTCAAGGCATTGAACATGACATACCTTACATAATTAGGAGAGTGCAACACTTAGTTAGTGTAAGACTGATTCATGTAACTCATTCTTCTCACAAGAATGAGATAGTTGAGCTTCTTAATGTTTAG